A single genomic interval of Lathyrus oleraceus cultivar Zhongwan6 chromosome 7, CAAS_Psat_ZW6_1.0, whole genome shotgun sequence harbors:
- the LOC127107530 gene encoding uncharacterized protein LOC127107530, with protein sequence MVRRELGLELIDKDRSTLYDKLFSNRLSAVRESLMIESFGSQPPEKWMSLPDMGYLIANRYNVVLVCLGNPCITFFPMTSSHSPNVSIYCIGFVNQNHWVQVNMKEGFPLPPVTLDWKKFRSHIATTWMLGFAGRMQHWQLLTPVLA encoded by the exons atggttcgcagagagttggggttggaattaatagacaaggataggtcaactttgtatgacaagttattttctaatcggttgtcagctgtgagagaatctttgatgatagaatcgtttggttcacagccacctgaaaaatggatgagtctaccagatatgggttacttgatagccaatcgttataatgttgtacttgtttgtttaggcaatccgtgcatcactttctttccgatgacaagttcacattcaccaaatgtctctatttattgcattggttttgttaaccagaatcattgggttcag gttaacatgaaagaggggtttccattgccaccggtcacattagattggaagaaatttcgttctcatatagcaactacttggatgctaggatttgcaggacgtatgcaacattggcaattacttacacctgtattagcatga
- the LOC127100538 gene encoding cytochrome c-type biogenesis protein CcmE homolog, mitochondrial has translation MATALALRFRSNLTRTASLLISSLHPPQFKPSPPLFSSFSITPSTPLDSTSWFSLSTHRFLSTARRQPTSRPKKTIDIAARARQLQAKRLWTYGLSFATFAGFIVVVLNNFQDQLVFYVTPTDAIDKFRTNSTKAKFRLGGLVLEGSVVYPSSSPGVEFVITDLITDIVVRHEGSLPDLFREGHSVVAEGFVKPFTDEIKKDNSLKKVSAKARSGEYYFSATEVLAKHDEKYMPKEVAASIEKNKKILEEANAVLEVKPNIAS, from the coding sequence ATGGCTACTGCACTCGCTCTCAGATTCAGATCCAATCTAACCCGCACCGCCTCACTCCTCATCTCCTCTCTCCATCCACCACAATTCAAACCCTCGCCGCCACTCTTCTCTTCCTTCTCAATCACCCCTTCCACCCCCCTCGATTCCACCTCCTGGTTCTCCCTCTCAACCCACCGTTTCCTCTCCACCGCACGCCGCCAACCTACATCGCGGCCTAAGAAAACCATCGACATCGCCGCACGCGCTCGACAACTCCAAGCCAAGCGTCTGTGGACCTACGGACTCTCATTTGCGACGTTCGCCGGTTTCATCGTCGTCGTTCTAAACAACTTCCAGGATCAATTAGTCTTTTACGTCACTCCAACCGACGCAATAGATAAATTCCGAACTAACTCTACCAAAGCCAAGTTTCGATTAGGCGGTTTGGTTCTCGAAGGAAGCGTTGTGTATCCATCTTCTTCTCCAGGTGTGGAATTCGTGATCACCGATTTGATTACCGATATAGTTGTTCGCCATGAAGGCTCTCTGCCTGATTTGTTCAGGGAAGGACACTCTGTTGTTGCTGAAGGGTTTGTGAAGCCTTTCACAGATGAAATCAAAAAAGATAATTCTTTGAAGAAAGTTTCTGCGAAGGCTAGGAGTGGAGAGTATTATTTTTCTGCTACTGAAGTTCTTGCAAAGCATGATGAGAAATATATGCCTAAAGAGGTTGCTGCTTCAATTGAGAAGAATAAAAAGATTCTTGAGGAAGCTAATGCTGTGCTTGAAGTGAAACCCAACATCGCTTCATAA
- the LOC127107529 gene encoding protein MAIN-LIKE 1 translates to MESWVSRSGLASLQRTSLNKIDTNLVSAFVERWHLETSSFHMPFGEMSITLDDVACLLHLPIRGIFWSPQDVTEELAVELAVDYLGVSQSQAQSHVRSCRGSYYKLEWLYDIFVHHRAASSWAYATRAYLLMLVGSTIFADKTFTLVEARYLLLFRDLDGCSGYSWGAAALVTLYRYLGDASMYSCKQLGGYPTLLQCWIHEYFPTVGKRGENWNPAGNCGLPRAMRWSYRQGVLKVDDLRPILDELTPTDVIWQPFEDHRAWRVFDEICLYRGCLKWGETVVPYLPDRCLRQFGYRQYVPSPPLDCMMATDIDVDWISYHQSVVDVIGSSSVATTPSEVVDGYLEWYYRVSHPRLSEGR, encoded by the exons atggagagttgggtatctagatccggtttagcttcactgcagagaacgagtctgaacaagatagacacaaatcttgtctctgcatttgtggaaagatggcatctagagacatcttcatttcacatgccgtttggtgaaatgagcattactttagaTGATGTCGCATGTCTACTTCACTTGCCCATTAGGGGTATCTTTtggagtcctcaggatgtgactgaagagctagctgttgaacttgctgtggactacctaggagtgtcacagagtcaggcacagtcacatgttcggagctgcagggggtcgtattacaagttggagtggttatatGATATATTCGTACATCATAGGGCTGCTTccagctgggcatatgcgactagagcatatctattgatgttggtgggttccaccatatttgctgataagacatttacacttgtagaggcacgatacctcctcctgtttagggacttggatggatgttcaggatatagttggggagcagctgcactagttaccctctaccgatatcttggagatgcgtccatgtacagttgcaaacagctaggtggatatcctactctcctacag tgttggattcacgagtattttccaactgttggaaaaagaggggagaattggaaTCCTGCTGGAAACTGTGGTCTTCcccgagcgatgagatggtcATATAGACAGGGAGTCCTGAAGGTCgatgatttacgacctattttggacgagctgacacctaCCGACGTCATCTGGCAaccatttgaggatcatagagcatggcgtgtatttgatgagatatgtctttacaggggctgtttgaagtggggtgaaacagttgttccatacttgcctgatagatgtttacgtcagttcgggtatagacagtatgttccatccccacctctggattgtatgatggcgacggatattgatgttgattggatcaGTTACCATCAGAGTGTTGTCGATGTGATCGGTTCATCTTCCgtggccaccactccatctgagGTAGTAGACggttatctggagtggtattatcgtgtttcccatCCACGGTTATCTGAAGGTCgatga